From the genome of Brevundimonas sp. NIBR11:
GATATGGTGTTGCGGCCCTTGGGATCGCAGTCCGTTCCACTTTCTGCAACAGCTTCTCGTTTTTTGCAACAGAACAGTGAGACAGCGTCCCAAATGATCAATCGCGGCGCACGGACGCCGCATAGACGTGATTCCGGCCGTGCATGTTCGAAACGTAGAGCACCCACTGGCCGTCCGGCGTGAAGGTGACGTTGGGCTCGAGCCGGTAGTCGTGCAGCGACATGTCCACGAGCCGTTCGGCGCGCAGATATTCGACCGAGATCAGGTCCGGCTGGTCGCTGTCGGGATCGCCGTCGACAAGGGGTTCGGGCTTCAGCAGCACCAGCCATTTTCCGTCGGGCGCATGGGCGACCATGTCGGCGTCCCCGCCGTCGCCGGCGAAGACGGTCCCGTCCGGCGCGGTGTTGTAGTGGACCGACCAGGCGTTCTGCTCGACCCGGCGGTAGATGCGTTTGCCAGTCTCCAGATCGACCGAGGCGACCCAGAAGACCTGACCACGAGGGGTCTGCAGGTCGTACATCACCGACTTGCCGTCGGGCGCGAACCACTCGTGGCCGAAGATTTCGAAATTCATCGTGCGCTGGTGCAGCTTCCGCAGGTCGCTGCCGTCGGTCTTGATGGTCCACATCCGGTCGACCCGGTGCCACGGCCCCTCGTGCGAGAAGATGATCCGGTCGGGATCGGTCGGCGAGAACTGCGGGTGGTTCAGCCAGTCGGTGGCCGAATGGATCACGCGACGCCCACCGGTCCGGAGATCGACGACGAAGAGCTCCATCGGCACCCGGGCGGCCCAGCGCTGAAGCATGCGCACGCCCTTGGCCTTGGCGAAGTTCAGCGGGCGGCCGTCGGGGCCGAGGGCGGCGTACTCGGCCTGACCGGCGCGGCGGTTGCGGGGGTCGGGGGCGTCGGGTTGCAGCGGCGGGGCCCCATAGGCGACCGTGCCGACGCAGAGGGTCTCATCGGCGTTGATCGAGGAGAATCCACCTTGTTCCAAGTGGGCGATGCGGCGGGACTGGCCGCTGTCGATGTCTGCCGCGAACAGGGTGCGACCGCGATCGCCGGGCTGGCCCTCGCCCGGATCGACGACGGTGTAATAGACGGTGCGGGTCTTGCGGCCGGTCAGCAGCAGCTCGGCGTTCCCGTCGGCGATCAGCACCGAGCGGCGGAAGCCGTTGTTCAGTTCGACCTTGATGATCCCGGCCGACGACGAGAAGACGAAGACGTCGCCCTCGGGCGTGAACATGCTGCGATAGAAATAGAGCTTGTTGCCGCCCTCGTCGCCGGACAGGCGGACGATGCGGTGACCGGTCTTGGGATCGACCCAGTCGGTCGGGACCGGACCGTCCCACGTCGGCCAGGGCGGAGGCGTGTCGCCGACCTGATGGATCGACGGGGCGGTGTTCGGGGCCGGAAAGACGGGGGCGCCGGCGGGCGCTTCCACCGGCGCGGTCTGGGCCTGGACGGCGCCGGCCAGGGCCCCGACGGCGGGGGCGGCCAACAGGGCCTTCAGGGCGGTGCGGCGCGAGGTCTGGATCGTCATCGGGCGCTTCTCTCTGGGATCAGGGGGCGGGGGTCAGGCCTTCGACCCGGACGGTCCAGCCGTCCTTCGGAAAGCCCGGGGCGTGTCCGGTGGAGCCGTCCCAGCCCGCCGCCATGAGGCCCACGGCCATCAGCAGCGATCCGTTCGACGGGAAATAGGTCTCGGCGGCGCGGCGGTATCCGGGGCCGTCTGGATTGATCGCCATGGTCACACCGCCGGCGCCGGCCGAGACGGGCACCAGTTCGTCGGCATGCTCATCGAGGTGTACGCGCGGCGTCATGCCGGTCGGGCCCCACTGGTTGTTCTTCAGATCGGCGAACAGCCAGTCGACGGCCTTCTCGGGCTCGCCCAGGCGCGCGGCCGTCATGGCCATCATCGGGAAGTCCCAACCCCAGGTCTGGCGCACGTCCCAGTTCGCCTCGACCGCCGCGAAGGTCCGGCGCATGGCCTCCGGATCGATGCGGGCGCCGGGGATGAAGCCGTAGGCCATCAGGAAGGAGGGGTGGTCGCGGTTCTTGCACTGGGCTGCGGAGGCGTGTTCGCGGCAGGCGTCGGAGGCTGCCGTCTCCCAGAAGTCGGGGGCGCTCTCGACCGGCAGATAGAGGCCGTCGCGCATCGGCGGCGGGGCCATCTTCGCCAGCGCCTGATCCCAGTCGGCCCGGCGGGCCTGGCCCTTGCGAACCCGCCACTGCTGGGCCGTCTCGAGCGCCCAGCGGAAATACTCCAACTCGAACGTCGGATTGGTCGTGGTCAGAGGGTCATAGTTCTCCTGGGCCGGAATCATGGGCGGGCCGAGATTCAGACGCCCGTCGCGTTCGATGGGCCACGAGGCGAGGAGGTCGGCGCTCGCCTCGACCAGTTCGCCATAGCGATCGAGCACGGCCGGGTCGTTGTCGGCGCGCCAGACCAGTTCAGCCAGCAGGATCGGATGCGGCTGCTGCCACATGATGAAGGGCGAGACGAGGCTGGGGCTGTTGCGGCCTTCCGGTCCCGTCATCTTGGGCCACCAGGCGCCGCGCACGCCGTGGCGCGCGGCCTCGGCGCGGGCGTTGTCGAGGTTGCCCACATACCAGGGCAGGCTGCGCTCCAGCAGGTCCGCGTGGCCCCACACGGCCTGCCAGCCCGAATGCCAGGGGTGCATTTCCAGATGGAATTTGCCGTACCAGCTGTTGGAAAAGAGGCCTTCCTCCTGCGGCGGCAGCTCCCCTGCCCCGTTCACGGCGGACAGGTATTGGGACAGCACGACGCGACGCTCCAGCTCGGCCGCGCGCGGATCGGTGGAGCCGGAGAAATCGACGGCGCCGCCGTTGGTCCAGAAGTCATGCCAGTGACCGGCCGTGGTGCGGGCGCCGGCCTCGAACTCTGGCGTCGGGACGGTGGGCTCGGCCTGATCAAAGCGGACCATGACGGTCAGGCGATCACGGCCGCTGGCGCCGACGCGGAACTCCGTGTCGCCCGCTTGGGTGACCTGACCATTGCCCGAGATAGCGGAGGTGAATGAGGTGTCGTCGATCGTCCGCCGAATGCGCGTTTCGTGATCCGTCTGCGCCGTGATGGAGAGGCTCTGACGCCCTTCGTTCTCCAAACTCGTCGGGTCGGGATTGATGGCCGGAGCGACGGTCGGATAGCGGACGCGGACGCCGAGACCCGCGCTTCGAACTAGGGGTGAATCGATCTCGACCATGACCATGTCGAGCGTCGGGTGGACCCGGGTGATGACCTCGATCGGGGTCCCGTCATAGGTGAAGCGGCTGGTCAGGGCTCCGGTCCAGAGGTCGAGCGTCTGGCGCGTGTCGGCGACCCTGGCGAAGTCGAGGGCGGCGCCGTCGGCCAGCGTCAGCCCGATCCGGCTCAGCGAAAACCGGTGCGGGTTGGCGCGCAGCCAGGTGTAGGCGGGGTTGGTCTCCGCATCGGCCCAGGACCGCATCCAGGCGTAGGGCTGTTCGCCGCGGCCGGGGACCGGCACGTCGATCAGCCCGTTTTCTTCGGTATAGCCCTCGGGATTCGGGAAGGTGTGCCAGGCCCACTGGGCCATGGTCAGGAGGGGGGCAAGTTCGGAGTATTGCTCGGAGAAGGTCTGCAGCCCCGTGATGTCGGCGGTGAAGCCGAGGTCGCCGTTGCCCAGCATGATCGGCGCATGGCGGTCGATGGCCGTCAGGGTCACGTTGTGGCGGGTGACCAGGGCCTGCCGATCGATGGGGGCGGCCGGAGCAAAAGCGGCGGTCGGGGCGAGGGTCTGGGCGCAGCCGGCCATGGGCGCGGCCATCAGGACGGCGAGACAGGCGGCGGCGATCAGGCGCTGCGTCCGGGTGCGGGTCGGGCTGACCATGGCGGTACTCCTGGGGTCCTCGGGCCTGACCGTCTGCGCGGTCTTCGGCGAAATCAGATGCGGTAGATCGCCTCGGCGTTGGAGGCGAACAGGCGGTCGCGCTCGGCCGGGCTGAAGCCTGACGTCACGAGATCGAAGGCGGCATAGACGGCGTCGAATGCGCCGTGGACGCGGTCCACCGGGAAGTCGGAAGCGAACATCGACCGCTGCGTCCCAAAGGTTTCGATGCACTGGAGGATGATCGGGCGGACGCTGTCGACGGTCCAACCGCGGTCGGTGATGCCGAGGCCGGAGATCTTGATCGAGACCTGAGGCTGGGCGGCGAGAAGGCGCAGGCCTTCGCGCCAGCGCTGCAGACCGACCTCGTCCCGGTCAGTGGGCAAGCCGGCATGATTGACGACCATGGGGATATCCGGATGACGCGCGGCGATGGCGGCGGCCGTGCTCATCTGGGACGGATAGAGCTGCAGGTCGAAGGACAGACCGTGCTTCTCCAGCTTCGCGAACCCCGCCTCCCACGCAGGATCCTGAAGGAGGTCGCGCGCGGTGTAGGTCTTCAGCGGATCGACATGCCAGCAGACGATCTGACGGATGCCGCGCACATTCTTCCGCGCCGCATGCGCCTCCAGAAGCGCGTCGAGATCGGGGTCCAGCAGGTCGGCCCCCGCCACGATCCCCTGGGGGTAGCCGTAGTCGTCGGCCATGGCTTGCAACCACTCGGTCTCGCCGAGCTGTTGGCCGATCGGCATGCCCGCTTCGACGTGGACGATCTTGTCGATCCGCCACGGCTCGGCGTCGGCCAGATAATCCTTCAGCAGATAGTTCCGGTGGGCGATGCCGCTCACGTCGCCCGCCGGATTGTTGGGCAGGGGCTCGTCCTGCAGCCAGCCGTAGCGGGCGCGCGACAGGTCCCACAGGTGGACGTGCGGATCGACGATGCGAAGGTCCGACGCCACCCGCCCGCGCCTAGTAGGTGGTCCGCCCGCCCGACGTATCGAACGTCGAGGCGGTGGTGAAGCTGCATTCCTCCGAAGCCATGAAACAGACCATGGCGGCGCTTTCCTCGACCTCGCCCAGGCGGCCCATCGGGATCTTGGAACGCATGTAGTCGACCTGGCTCTGGGGCAGTTGCTCCAGGATCGGGCTCTCGAAGGTGGCGGGGGTCAGGCTGTTGGCGATGACGCCCTTGCCGGCCAGTTCCTTGCCCAGCGACTTGGTGAAGCCGATGACGCCGGCCTTGGACGCCGAATAGGCCGAGGCGTTCGGATTGCCTTCCTTGCCCGCGACCGAGGCCACATTGACGATCCGGCCGTAGCCGTTTTCCAGCATGAAGGGGACGACCGCTCTGCTGCAGTAGAAGACGCCGTTCAGGTTGATCTCGACGACGCGTTCCCAGCTGTCGATCGGGAACTCGTGCACCGGAACCGTGGCGCCCGTAATCCCGGCCGAGGCGATCAGGATGTCGATCTTGCCCAGCATTTTGTTGGCTTCGGCGGCGGCCGCGGCGACGGCGGACGAGTCCGAGACGTCCAGCGCCACACAATGCTGGGCGCCGATCTCGGCGGCGGCTGACGACAGGGCCTCGGCGTTCAGATCCCACAGCGAGACCTGGCCGCCTTCCTGGATGATGCGCTCGGCCGAGCATTTGCCGAGGCCCGAGGCGCCGCCGGTGACGATGGCCGTGCGGCCCGCGAAGCGTCCTGCGTAGGCGGTCATGCCGCGACATCCTTCGACCACGCCACGACCGACTGACGCTGAACGCCGAGCTTGTCGATGCCCAGTTCCATCACGTCGCCAGCCTTCAGATAGAAGGGCTCCGGCTTCTGGCCCAGGCCCACGCCCGGAGGCGTGCCCGTGGTGATCAGGTCGCCCGGCTCCAGCGTCATGAACTGGCTGACGTAGGCGACGATCTCGGCCACGCCGAAGATCATCGTTTTCGTGTTTCCGGTCTGCATCCGCTTGCCGTTGAGGTCGAGCCACATGTCCAGGTCCTGCACGTCGCCGACCTCGTCGGTGGTCACGATCCAGGGGCCGACGGGGCCGAAGGTGTCGCACCCCTTGCCCTTGTCCCACGTGCCGCCGCGCTCGGTCTGGAAAGCGCGTTCGGACACGTCGTTGATCAGGACATAACCGGCGACGTGGTCCAGGGCGTCGGCCCGTTCCACGTACGAAGCCGGGCGGCCGATGACGATGCCCAGTTCGACTTCCCAGTCTGTCTTCTCGGAGCCGCGTGGAATGACAACGGTATCATTCGGGCCGGTCAGGCAGGAAATCGCCTTCATGAAAACCACCGGCTCGGAAGGCTCCGGCAAGTTCGACTCTGCGGCGTGGTCGGCGAAATTCAGACCGATGGCGATGAATTTGCGGCTGCCGTTGACCGGCACGCCATAGCGTTGCTCGCCCTCGACCAGCGGCAGGCTCGTCGGGTCGATCGCTTGCAGCGCGGCCAGGCCTTCGCCATGCAGTTCGTTCGGCGTGATGTCGGCGACGACGCCCGACAGATCGCGGATGCGACCCTGGACATCGAGCAGACCGGGCTTCTCGGCGCCCTTGGGACCGTAACGCAGCAGTTTCATTCGTCGGGCCTTTTCTCAGCGCGCGTAGGGACGGTGCAGGGCGATGTCGCGGTTCAGCTCGACGCCGAAGCCCGGGGTGTCGGGGACCTTGAGCCGGCCGTTCACGGGCACGGGCTCGCCGATCAGCTGGGGATGGAACATCGGCACGACCTCGTCGGCGCCGGGGGCCATCATCAGAAACTCCGCGAACGGGCTGTTATGGCGCGTCACGACGAAGTGGTAGGAATAGACGCTGGATCCGTGCGGGATCATCAGCACGCCCTTGGCGTCGGCCATGGCGGATATCTTGATCAGTTCGGTCACGCCGCCGCACCAGCCCACGTCGGGCTGGATGATGTCGCAGCACTCCATCTCCAGCAGCATCCGAAAGCCCCAGCGCGTGGCCTCGTGCTCGCCTGTGGTGACGAGCATACCGTCGGGGGCGTTCTTCTTCAGCGCCTGATAGCCCCAGTAGTCGTCGGGGCTCAGCGCCTCTTCGATCCACTTCAGACCCAGCTTGTGCGCCTCGTGCGCCAGGCGGGTGGCGTAGTTCAGATCCAGCGCCATCCAGCAGTCGAACATCAGCCAGAAGTCGTCGCCGCAAGCGTTTCGCATGGCTTCGAGTTCGGCGAGGTTCTTGCGCAGCCCCTCCTCGCCCTCGGCCGGGCCGTGGTGCAGGGGCATCTTGCCGCCGATGAAGCCCAGTTCCTTGGCTTTGTCCGGGCGCGCGCCGGTGGCGTAGAACTGCAGCTCGTCCCGCACAGGACCGCCCAGCATGGCGAAAACCGGTTCCTGACGCAGGCGGCCCAGCAGATCCCACAACGCCAGGTCGACGCCGGAGATGGCGTTCACCACCAGACCTTTGCGGCCATAATATTGGGTCGAGAAATACATCTGATCCCAGATTTTCTCGACCTCGCTGGGATCGCGGCCCTCCAGGAAACGCGCCAGGTGTTTCTCGACGATATAGGCGGCTGGTTCGCCGCCGGTCGTCACAGCGAAACCAACGACGCCGTTCTCGGCCTCGATCTCCACGACAAGCGTGCCCAGAACATTGATGCCGAAGCTTCGGCGGCTTTGGCGGTACTCGGGATATTTCGCCATCGGGGTGGCTATGTGATCGTCGATCCAGTGGCCGTCGCCCTGGTCGTGATAGTCGG
Proteins encoded in this window:
- a CDS encoding oligogalacturonate lyase family protein — translated: MTIQTSRRTALKALLAAPAVGALAGAVQAQTAPVEAPAGAPVFPAPNTAPSIHQVGDTPPPWPTWDGPVPTDWVDPKTGHRIVRLSGDEGGNKLYFYRSMFTPEGDVFVFSSSAGIIKVELNNGFRRSVLIADGNAELLLTGRKTRTVYYTVVDPGEGQPGDRGRTLFAADIDSGQSRRIAHLEQGGFSSINADETLCVGTVAYGAPPLQPDAPDPRNRRAGQAEYAALGPDGRPLNFAKAKGVRMLQRWAARVPMELFVVDLRTGGRRVIHSATDWLNHPQFSPTDPDRIIFSHEGPWHRVDRMWTIKTDGSDLRKLHQRTMNFEIFGHEWFAPDGKSVMYDLQTPRGQVFWVASVDLETGKRIYRRVEQNAWSVHYNTAPDGTVFAGDGGDADMVAHAPDGKWLVLLKPEPLVDGDPDSDQPDLISVEYLRAERLVDMSLHDYRLEPNVTFTPDGQWVLYVSNMHGRNHVYAASVRRD
- a CDS encoding amidohydrolase family protein codes for the protein MASDLRIVDPHVHLWDLSRARYGWLQDEPLPNNPAGDVSGIAHRNYLLKDYLADAEPWRIDKIVHVEAGMPIGQQLGETEWLQAMADDYGYPQGIVAGADLLDPDLDALLEAHAARKNVRGIRQIVCWHVDPLKTYTARDLLQDPAWEAGFAKLEKHGLSFDLQLYPSQMSTAAAIAARHPDIPMVVNHAGLPTDRDEVGLQRWREGLRLLAAQPQVSIKISGLGITDRGWTVDSVRPIILQCIETFGTQRSMFASDFPVDRVHGAFDAVYAAFDLVTSGFSPAERDRLFASNAEAIYRI
- a CDS encoding SDR family NAD(P)-dependent oxidoreductase, with amino-acid sequence MTAYAGRFAGRTAIVTGGASGLGKCSAERIIQEGGQVSLWDLNAEALSSAAAEIGAQHCVALDVSDSSAVAAAAAEANKMLGKIDILIASAGITGATVPVHEFPIDSWERVVEINLNGVFYCSRAVVPFMLENGYGRIVNVASVAGKEGNPNASAYSASKAGVIGFTKSLGKELAGKGVIANSLTPATFESPILEQLPQSQVDYMRSKIPMGRLGEVEESAAMVCFMASEECSFTTASTFDTSGGRTTY
- a CDS encoding fumarylacetoacetate hydrolase family protein — its product is MKLLRYGPKGAEKPGLLDVQGRIRDLSGVVADITPNELHGEGLAALQAIDPTSLPLVEGEQRYGVPVNGSRKFIAIGLNFADHAAESNLPEPSEPVVFMKAISCLTGPNDTVVIPRGSEKTDWEVELGIVIGRPASYVERADALDHVAGYVLINDVSERAFQTERGGTWDKGKGCDTFGPVGPWIVTTDEVGDVQDLDMWLDLNGKRMQTGNTKTMIFGVAEIVAYVSQFMTLEPGDLITTGTPPGVGLGQKPEPFYLKAGDVMELGIDKLGVQRQSVVAWSKDVAA
- the rhmD gene encoding L-rhamnonate dehydratase; this translates as MSRLSRIKAVRAYVVKNDGTGGGADYHDQGDGHWIDDHIATPMAKYPEYRQSRRSFGINVLGTLVVEIEAENGVVGFAVTTGGEPAAYIVEKHLARFLEGRDPSEVEKIWDQMYFSTQYYGRKGLVVNAISGVDLALWDLLGRLRQEPVFAMLGGPVRDELQFYATGARPDKAKELGFIGGKMPLHHGPAEGEEGLRKNLAELEAMRNACGDDFWLMFDCWMALDLNYATRLAHEAHKLGLKWIEEALSPDDYWGYQALKKNAPDGMLVTTGEHEATRWGFRMLLEMECCDIIQPDVGWCGGVTELIKISAMADAKGVLMIPHGSSVYSYHFVVTRHNSPFAEFLMMAPGADEVVPMFHPQLIGEPVPVNGRLKVPDTPGFGVELNRDIALHRPYAR